In Gulosibacter molinativorax, a single window of DNA contains:
- a CDS encoding ATP-binding protein, translated as MTAVLPGQFEEDEPDIVEGQLFRVLSNVDGSVLLELRNGNTARANGPGLADLEPGDVFLLADGRVERLAAESWPAGDRTGTVVWAGNTDIVVKSAGSTYNFRQRADDPFEKGQTVRLGPDGQPVAVVADDPIDDLSLLREDDFDPKSLVVRKEDNTTSLEDFGGSILLVRRALDLATVALSPDDPLRKIGVNPIKGMLFSGPSGTGKTFLARGLAAKLNASFYNVGGPVIVDKFVGQTERRLREIFEHAQANGPAILFFDEIDSLYTQRGEQNHEATNRLVGQFLSLLDGFVAYDRVLIIATTNLPGALDDALLRPGRLGHKLVFSLPSAEDRVQILSASSRKVLFGERPDLSALAQLTQGWTAADLAAIWTEAGLAATLDHRKSIAWEDILIGVEAVDRDRKTHLKAE; from the coding sequence ATGACGGCTGTGCTGCCAGGTCAGTTCGAGGAAGATGAGCCCGATATCGTCGAAGGGCAGCTATTTCGGGTCCTATCCAATGTCGATGGCTCAGTCTTACTTGAGTTGCGGAACGGCAACACGGCCCGCGCCAACGGTCCGGGCTTAGCCGATCTAGAGCCCGGAGACGTCTTCCTGCTTGCCGACGGTCGAGTCGAGCGGCTTGCTGCTGAATCATGGCCAGCTGGCGATCGCACCGGAACCGTTGTATGGGCTGGGAACACCGATATCGTCGTGAAGTCAGCTGGCTCCACCTATAACTTCCGACAGCGAGCCGACGATCCCTTTGAGAAGGGGCAAACGGTCCGACTCGGACCAGACGGCCAACCAGTCGCCGTAGTTGCAGACGATCCCATTGACGACCTCAGCCTTCTCCGCGAGGACGATTTCGACCCAAAGTCCCTTGTTGTCCGCAAGGAAGATAACACGACGTCCCTTGAGGATTTCGGCGGCAGCATATTGCTCGTCCGCCGTGCTCTCGATCTCGCGACCGTGGCTCTTTCGCCCGACGACCCGTTGCGGAAAATAGGAGTCAATCCCATCAAGGGCATGCTCTTCAGCGGCCCCTCCGGCACCGGGAAAACGTTTCTTGCTCGGGGTCTTGCCGCTAAGCTCAATGCTTCTTTCTACAACGTCGGCGGGCCCGTGATTGTAGACAAATTTGTTGGCCAAACTGAGCGGCGACTCCGCGAGATCTTCGAGCATGCACAAGCTAACGGCCCCGCGATTCTTTTCTTTGATGAGATCGATAGCTTGTACACACAACGGGGTGAGCAGAATCACGAGGCAACCAACCGGCTCGTTGGGCAGTTCCTGTCTCTTCTCGACGGCTTTGTGGCATACGACCGAGTGCTCATTATTGCGACGACAAACCTTCCCGGAGCACTCGATGACGCGCTCTTGCGGCCTGGACGGTTGGGGCACAAGCTCGTCTTCTCCTTGCCGTCTGCGGAAGACCGGGTTCAGATTCTCTCGGCATCGAGTCGAAAGGTGCTTTTCGGAGAGAGGCCAGACTTGTCAGCGCTCGCGCAACTCACGCAAGGCTGGACAGCGGCCGACCTCGCTGCGATCTGGACCGAGGCAGGTCTCGCTGCGACTCTCGACCATAGGAAATCCATCGCCTGGGAAGACATCCTCATTGGCGTTGAGGCGGTTGACCGCGACCGCAAGACCCACCTGAAGGCAGAATGA
- a CDS encoding C-terminal helicase domain-containing protein, which translates to MRLGHLGYAVTSFRAQGLTTDTAHVLVDSTMTRETLYVAMTRGRDTNVAYVAVDKPEASHDGPHPGENDEVTGRGVLAEVLQYSGAELSAHETIAVEQESWGTIAQLAAEYETIAAAAQRDRWASLVRASGLNAEQADEVIDSDAFGPLTTELRRAEANHHDVADLLPRVVRARGFGDANDIAAVIRHRVAAVTTRAAGSGRSYSAPRLVAGLIHEAIGAMSEEMQQALVERRDLIEERVDVVLNTAVADSAPWIAALGAKPADAQCAAAWYRAASVIAAYRDRYQITSAAVLGASPDSTTQKVDYARAEAALRVIRDARAPRTQEHERERVRETRGLRL; encoded by the coding sequence GTGCGTTTGGGGCACCTCGGCTATGCCGTGACGTCCTTCCGCGCGCAAGGCCTCACCACCGATACTGCCCACGTGCTCGTCGACTCGACCATGACCAGGGAGACCCTCTACGTGGCGATGACTCGGGGCCGGGACACCAACGTTGCCTATGTCGCCGTCGACAAGCCCGAAGCTTCCCACGACGGTCCGCATCCTGGCGAGAACGACGAAGTGACCGGCCGCGGCGTCCTCGCCGAAGTGCTGCAGTACTCCGGCGCTGAGCTTTCTGCGCACGAAACGATCGCAGTCGAACAAGAATCTTGGGGAACGATTGCCCAGCTTGCTGCCGAGTACGAAACGATCGCAGCAGCGGCGCAACGTGACCGGTGGGCATCTCTGGTGCGAGCATCCGGTCTCAATGCAGAACAAGCTGACGAAGTCATCGATTCGGATGCGTTCGGCCCGCTCACCACTGAGCTGCGCCGAGCCGAGGCCAACCATCACGACGTAGCAGACTTGCTCCCGCGTGTCGTCCGCGCACGTGGCTTCGGCGACGCAAACGACATCGCCGCGGTGATTCGACATCGAGTCGCTGCGGTAACTACGAGGGCTGCGGGATCGGGTCGTAGCTACTCTGCACCCAGGTTGGTCGCCGGGCTGATCCACGAGGCGATTGGCGCCATGAGTGAGGAGATGCAGCAGGCTCTCGTCGAGCGTCGTGATCTCATCGAGGAGCGAGTCGATGTAGTTCTTAACACCGCGGTCGCTGACTCGGCACCATGGATTGCAGCTCTCGGTGCCAAGCCCGCAGACGCGCAGTGCGCGGCCGCCTGGTATCGTGCAGCGTCCGTGATCGCCGCCTACCGCGACCGGTATCAGATCACGAGTGCCGCGGTACTCGGAGCCTCGCCCGATTCCACAACGCAGAAGGTCGATTACGCTCGTGCGGAAGCCGCTCTCCGAGTCATAAGAGATGCTCGTGCCCCTCGAACTCAAGAGCACGAACGGGAACGGGTACGGGAAACGCGCGGCCTCCGTTTGTGA
- a CDS encoding IS5 family transposase (programmed frameshift): MGSRSRRLTDRQWALIAPLLPSNEGRRGHPFGDDRRVVDGMIYRFRTSTPWRDIPREEFGPWQTIWKRHRRYASDGTWDRVLQALLAQADAAGLIDWDVSVDATIARAHQHATNTTRAPTRTQGALSNYKNLPFDEIEPAGHGIGRSRGGLTTKIHHAVDGHGLPLAIVVTGGQRNDGAMLEQVLDDIRVPRVGGGRPRTRPDAVLADKAYGSGVNRRMLRARGIRAVIPEKSNEIAARKCKGHKGGRPPSFDAGAYKDRNVVERSFALVKQWRGIATRYDKLAITYRAGAVLHAVLTWATLLGDMP; the protein is encoded by the exons GTGGGTTCTCGTTCTCGTCGACTAACTGATAGGCAATGGGCGCTGATCGCGCCGTTACTCCCATCGAATGAGGGACGGCGTGGTCATCCGTTTGGTGATGATCGTCGTGTCGTGGACGGAATGATTTACCGGTTCCGAACCTCGACTCCGTGGCGAGATATCCCTCGGGAGGAGTTCGGCCCGTGGCAGACGATCTGGAAGCGACACCGCCGCTATGCCAGCGACGGCACCTGGGATCGCGTGCTGCAAGCCCTCCTCGCGCAGGCTGACGCTGCAGGCCTGATCGATTGGGACGTGTCCGTGGACGCGACAATCGCGCGGGCGCATCAGCACGCCACGAACACCAC ACGCGCCCCGACCAGGACACAGGGGGCATTGTCGAATTACAAGAATCTGCCGTTTGATGAGATCGAGCCCGCCGGTCACGGCATCGGCCGTTCCCGCGGCGGGCTGACGACCAAGATCCACCACGCGGTCGACGGTCACGGACTGCCGCTGGCGATCGTTGTCACTGGCGGGCAGCGCAACGATGGCGCGATGCTCGAACAAGTCCTGGACGATATCCGCGTCCCCAGGGTCGGTGGCGGCAGACCGCGCACCCGACCGGACGCGGTGCTGGCTGACAAGGCCTACGGCAGCGGCGTGAACCGGCGCATGCTCCGCGCCCGCGGGATTCGTGCGGTGATCCCGGAGAAGAGCAACGAGATCGCGGCCCGCAAATGCAAAGGACACAAGGGTGGACGTCCACCGAGCTTCGACGCAGGCGCGTACAAGGATCGCAACGTCGTCGAGCGCTCCTTCGCCCTTGTTAAGCAATGGCGCGGCATCGCCACCCGCTACGACAAACTCGCCATCACTTACCGAGCCGGTGCCGTCCTCCACGCCGTCCTCACCTGGGCAACACTATTGGGAGACATGCCCTAG
- a CDS encoding NADP-dependent oxidoreductase: protein MDRRWVATEFGKGIEALEYQTVEVPAPGPGEVTIRVRAVSINRFDTKIINILDDPAKLPYPLGAEAAGVVAAVGPDPDQNVSGDGQLVAVGDEVITFRGRGTYATRFNVAAKHVHHKPKSLPFPQAAGLLLVGTTAAEMLYRVKPKRGETVLLHGASGALGESLLQQAAKQCLDVIGTSSERHFDNVRRYGGTPIEYGPGLAVRVREASRDGIDIALDAAGTDEATNVSLEFVLDRRRILTVVRGDLAKKYGFQYIDGSGEGRVYRDGVSAELLAVAASGELEVPIARTFDLSEAKVALEYIAAGNAGGKIVLTA from the coding sequence ATGGATAGGCGCTGGGTTGCAACCGAGTTTGGCAAGGGCATCGAGGCCCTCGAGTATCAAACGGTCGAGGTGCCAGCGCCCGGTCCGGGCGAGGTCACCATCCGAGTTCGTGCGGTCAGCATCAATCGCTTCGACACAAAGATCATCAATATCCTCGACGATCCCGCGAAGCTTCCGTACCCGCTCGGTGCGGAGGCGGCCGGAGTGGTCGCGGCAGTGGGGCCGGACCCCGACCAGAACGTCAGCGGCGACGGACAGCTCGTCGCAGTCGGCGACGAGGTGATCACGTTCCGCGGACGCGGCACGTACGCGACCCGCTTCAACGTCGCGGCAAAGCACGTCCACCACAAGCCTAAGAGCCTCCCGTTCCCGCAAGCCGCTGGACTCTTGCTCGTCGGCACGACCGCCGCCGAGATGCTGTACCGGGTCAAGCCCAAGCGAGGCGAAACGGTGCTGCTGCATGGCGCATCCGGTGCCCTTGGCGAGAGCCTGCTGCAACAAGCCGCGAAGCAGTGCCTCGACGTGATCGGCACGTCCTCCGAGCGCCACTTCGATAACGTGCGGCGCTATGGCGGCACCCCGATTGAATACGGGCCAGGTCTCGCGGTGCGAGTGCGCGAGGCCTCCCGCGACGGCATCGACATCGCGCTCGACGCGGCGGGCACCGACGAGGCGACCAACGTCTCGCTCGAGTTTGTGCTCGACCGCAGGCGCATCCTCACGGTAGTGCGCGGTGATCTCGCCAAGAAGTACGGCTTCCAGTACATCGACGGCTCCGGCGAGGGGCGCGTGTACCGCGACGGGGTGAGCGCAGAGTTGCTTGCGGTGGCGGCTTCCGGTGAACTCGAGGTGCCGATCGCGCGCACGTTCGATTTGTCTGAGGCCAAGGTAGCGCTCGAGTACATCGCCGCCGGAAACGCTGGCGGAAAGATCGTGCTGACCGCCTAG
- a CDS encoding quinone oxidoreductase family protein has protein sequence MTKADARSGDNHGADMRWVATKFDGLDSLEFQSFELPEPAADEITIRVAAAGVNPIDLKILGRLSDPSLLPRPVGYELSGVVEAIGSDARPATPGLKVGDEVVAFRTPGGYATRINVPAKDVFAKPPTLSFDEAAGLLLVATTAAEMLDKVGVKEGDTVLLHGASGAIGAIVLQLAARLGATVIGTTSARNAENVSRFGGIPVEYGEGLADRVRAAAPDGVTVALDAAGTDEAIQTSLELVSDRNRILTIVVQAEAEKHGFHHVGGSNPDSAAFRDAHRAELIELAGSGELQVPISHTIPLEEAKFALDLVAHGSASGKVVLHP, from the coding sequence ATGACGAAAGCGGATGCGCGAAGCGGCGACAATCACGGCGCGGACATGCGATGGGTGGCCACGAAGTTTGATGGGCTCGACTCGTTAGAGTTCCAGTCGTTCGAACTTCCGGAGCCCGCGGCGGATGAGATCACCATCAGGGTCGCCGCCGCCGGGGTCAACCCGATCGACCTCAAGATCCTCGGGCGGCTGAGCGACCCATCGCTCCTCCCCCGCCCGGTCGGCTACGAACTTTCGGGCGTCGTCGAGGCGATCGGTTCGGATGCACGGCCCGCGACCCCGGGGCTGAAAGTCGGTGACGAGGTCGTCGCGTTCCGCACGCCGGGTGGGTATGCGACGCGGATCAACGTGCCCGCGAAGGATGTTTTCGCGAAGCCCCCGACGCTCTCGTTCGACGAAGCGGCCGGACTGCTGCTCGTCGCCACGACAGCCGCCGAGATGCTCGACAAAGTGGGAGTGAAAGAAGGCGACACGGTTCTGCTGCACGGCGCATCCGGTGCCATCGGGGCGATCGTGCTGCAGCTCGCCGCCCGCCTCGGGGCGACCGTGATTGGCACGACTTCGGCTCGCAACGCGGAGAACGTCAGCCGGTTCGGCGGCATCCCGGTGGAATACGGCGAGGGCTTGGCCGATCGTGTGCGTGCTGCGGCTCCCGACGGCGTCACCGTCGCGCTCGATGCGGCCGGGACCGACGAGGCGATTCAGACTTCGCTCGAGCTCGTGAGTGACCGAAACCGCATCTTGACGATCGTGGTGCAGGCCGAGGCCGAAAAGCACGGCTTCCACCACGTTGGTGGCTCGAATCCCGACAGCGCGGCATTCCGGGATGCGCACCGGGCCGAGCTCATCGAACTCGCGGGGTCGGGCGAGCTGCAAGTCCCGATTTCGCATACGATTCCGCTCGAGGAGGCCAAGTTCGCGCTCGACCTCGTCGCACACGGCAGCGCATCCGGCAAGGTCGTGCTGCACCCCTAG
- a CDS encoding IS1182 family transposase — MQGRDDGQRQLLDVGAFAGHMLPVGSVFAFLAEHRHELFPDDAFADLFPSGRGRPSTPADVIASVMVLQTLHSLSDRETAEAVTFDLRWKAACGFGLTETSFHPTVLTYWRRRLAASTRPHRIFEAVAEVIARSGALSGRKRRALDSTILDDAVARQDTVTQLVAQIRRVGREIPGADTIVAGLPGHDYAQPGKPDIAWDDKAARDDLVSRLVTDALALLAAIDTTMLTEPQQETVALLALVAGQDVEPAEGSDGTDGRWRIARKVAPDRVISTVDPDTRHAHKSREKKQDGFKAHIAIEPDTGLVTAAALTKASGAQNSDAVRGVELVAADTSIGSDMVEVLGDSAYGSGDLLAQVTAAGHVPIIKPMPLSRAVPGGFTIDDFTIDEANRAVICPAGITRSITSKRTVTFGAACAGCPLRAQCTTAARGRKMVLHPQQEIQREHRARALHPDFQSVYRQHRPMVERSIAWMTRGARRVPYRGVVKNNAWWLNRAAGINLKRLLTLGLSSQNGVWVLG, encoded by the coding sequence ATGCAGGGTCGTGATGATGGTCAGCGTCAGTTGTTGGATGTCGGTGCGTTCGCCGGTCACATGTTGCCGGTTGGGTCGGTGTTCGCGTTCCTGGCCGAGCACCGGCACGAGTTGTTCCCCGATGACGCGTTCGCGGACTTGTTTCCCTCGGGCCGTGGACGCCCGTCGACGCCGGCGGACGTGATCGCTTCGGTGATGGTGTTGCAGACGTTGCACTCGTTGTCGGACCGGGAGACAGCGGAAGCAGTGACGTTTGATTTGCGTTGGAAAGCGGCGTGTGGTTTCGGATTGACGGAAACGTCGTTCCATCCGACGGTGTTGACCTATTGGCGCCGCCGCCTGGCCGCGAGCACACGCCCGCACCGTATTTTCGAGGCGGTGGCTGAGGTCATTGCGCGGTCTGGGGCGCTCTCTGGTCGTAAGCGTCGGGCGTTGGACTCGACGATTCTGGATGATGCCGTTGCCCGCCAGGACACGGTGACGCAGTTGGTTGCGCAGATCCGGCGGGTCGGTCGGGAGATCCCGGGAGCCGATACGATCGTGGCCGGTCTGCCTGGCCATGACTATGCCCAGCCGGGGAAACCCGACATCGCTTGGGATGACAAAGCGGCCAGGGACGACCTTGTCTCCCGACTCGTAACCGACGCGCTGGCATTGCTCGCGGCGATCGACACGACCATGCTGACGGAGCCGCAGCAGGAGACGGTCGCGCTCCTCGCTCTCGTCGCAGGTCAAGACGTTGAACCGGCCGAGGGATCGGACGGCACGGACGGGCGCTGGCGGATCGCCCGGAAGGTCGCACCCGACAGGGTGATCTCGACCGTTGACCCCGACACTCGCCACGCACACAAGAGCCGGGAGAAGAAACAAGACGGCTTCAAAGCCCACATTGCGATCGAGCCCGACACCGGCCTGGTGACCGCGGCCGCGTTGACGAAAGCATCGGGGGCGCAGAACAGTGACGCGGTCCGCGGCGTCGAGCTCGTGGCCGCGGACACCAGCATTGGATCTGACATGGTGGAGGTCCTCGGCGATTCTGCTTATGGCAGTGGTGACCTCCTCGCGCAGGTCACCGCTGCTGGGCATGTTCCGATCATCAAGCCGATGCCGTTGAGCAGAGCCGTCCCGGGCGGGTTCACCATTGATGACTTCACCATCGACGAGGCCAACCGCGCCGTCATTTGCCCGGCGGGAATCACTCGATCGATCACCTCAAAACGCACGGTCACTTTCGGGGCGGCTTGCGCGGGTTGCCCGCTGAGAGCCCAGTGCACGACCGCCGCCCGCGGCCGCAAAATGGTGTTGCATCCACAGCAAGAAATTCAACGTGAACACCGGGCGCGCGCCCTGCATCCTGACTTTCAATCCGTCTATCGACAACACAGGCCCATGGTTGAACGCTCGATCGCGTGGATGACACGCGGGGCCCGCCGGGTTCCTTACCGGGGTGTTGTGAAGAACAACGCCTGGTGGCTGAACCGGGCGGCTGGTATCAACCTCAAACGGCTCCTCACTCTCGGCTTGAGTAGTCAGAACGGGGTCTGGGTTCTTGGATAA
- a CDS encoding FUSC family protein, with protein MKLTSALRSAKRAPALQVAKTGVAIALSWFAASLILRVDMPIFAAIATLLVVAPSVNQSLAKGIERSFGVIVGVVIAVIGTWLLGTETWAVLISILAALALGWLVRASPGVANQMVISAMLVIALGQGSFDYSLLRIVETIIGAVIGIGVNMLIVPPVQVGPARDKVAALGNETAATMVRLADALVTRHTSGELQGLMIEARLLRPMQEAAKKAIEEGYESLMVNPRRSKHRDELDEMKRLLEKVLMPIGTQVLGMTRAYYDHYTDSLAEEPFAHDIADQLDRAAHDVRLAVHEADVNPNPLTSMVPALTAPLEMRPPKEGNWILIGALLEDLRRIRLGLVKEDAEESE; from the coding sequence ATGAAACTGACTTCGGCGTTGCGTTCGGCGAAACGCGCCCCCGCGCTTCAGGTCGCGAAGACCGGGGTCGCAATCGCGCTGTCGTGGTTCGCGGCGAGCCTGATCCTGCGGGTCGATATGCCGATCTTTGCGGCGATCGCGACGCTGCTTGTGGTCGCGCCGAGCGTCAATCAGTCGCTCGCGAAGGGTATCGAACGATCCTTCGGCGTGATCGTTGGCGTGGTGATCGCTGTCATCGGCACGTGGTTGCTCGGCACCGAGACCTGGGCGGTGCTCATTTCGATCCTTGCCGCGCTGGCCCTCGGGTGGCTTGTACGGGCATCGCCTGGCGTCGCGAACCAGATGGTGATCAGCGCCATGTTGGTCATCGCGTTGGGTCAGGGAAGCTTCGACTATTCGCTGCTGCGCATCGTGGAGACGATCATCGGTGCGGTGATCGGTATCGGCGTAAACATGCTCATCGTGCCACCCGTGCAGGTAGGGCCAGCGCGCGACAAGGTTGCGGCGCTCGGTAATGAGACGGCCGCGACAATGGTTCGGCTCGCGGATGCGCTGGTCACGCGGCACACGTCGGGCGAATTGCAGGGGCTGATGATTGAGGCGCGGCTGCTACGCCCGATGCAGGAGGCGGCGAAGAAGGCGATCGAAGAGGGGTACGAATCGCTGATGGTGAATCCGCGCCGTTCGAAGCACCGCGATGAGCTCGATGAGATGAAGCGGCTGCTCGAAAAAGTGCTGATGCCGATCGGGACACAGGTGCTCGGCATGACGCGCGCCTACTACGACCACTACACCGACTCGCTTGCCGAGGAGCCGTTCGCGCACGATATCGCGGATCAGCTCGACCGCGCGGCGCACGACGTGCGCCTGGCCGTGCACGAGGCGGACGTGAACCCGAATCCGCTCACGTCGATGGTGCCTGCGCTCACGGCACCGCTCGAGATGCGACCGCCGAAGGAAGGCAACTGGATCCTGATTGGGGCGCTCCTCGAGGATCTGCGGCGCATCCGGCTCGGGCTCGTGAAGGAGGATGCGGAGGAGTCGGAGTAG
- a CDS encoding ABC transporter ATP-binding protein encodes MSNRFADSHTSHTSGHQPHASFAAPGQSPGADVAVTVRDLHVKRGKTLVFDGIDVDIHQGQITGMLGPSGCGKTTLMRSIVGVQKISGGTVRVLGETAGSRSLRHRVAYDTQASSVYSDLTVRQNLSYFARLVGASRDEVSRVIARVGLDAQASQSVASLSGGQANRVSLGIALLGGPEVLVLDEPTVGLDPILRNELWDLFRDIAAEGTTILVSSHVMDEALRCDRLLLMREGRIIADTTPAGLLESTGADDPDAAFLALIDGADIDHTASATTHHGRHAKESDQ; translated from the coding sequence ATGTCGAACCGTTTCGCGGACTCGCACACCTCGCACACGTCCGGTCACCAGCCACATGCCAGCTTTGCTGCCCCGGGACAATCCCCCGGCGCCGACGTCGCGGTCACGGTGCGTGACCTCCACGTTAAACGAGGCAAGACGCTTGTCTTTGACGGGATCGATGTGGACATTCATCAGGGCCAGATCACCGGGATGCTTGGGCCGTCCGGGTGCGGCAAGACCACGCTCATGCGCTCGATCGTCGGCGTGCAGAAGATTTCGGGCGGCACGGTGCGGGTACTCGGCGAGACTGCCGGGTCGAGGTCCCTGCGTCACCGAGTTGCCTACGACACCCAGGCAAGTTCGGTGTATTCCGATCTGACGGTCCGCCAGAATCTCTCGTATTTCGCGCGACTCGTGGGTGCATCTCGGGACGAGGTCTCGCGCGTGATCGCAAGGGTTGGGCTGGACGCGCAAGCGAGTCAGTCGGTCGCGTCGCTAAGCGGCGGGCAGGCGAACCGCGTGTCGCTCGGTATCGCTCTCCTCGGCGGCCCGGAGGTACTCGTGCTGGATGAGCCCACTGTCGGGCTCGACCCCATACTGCGCAACGAGCTATGGGACCTCTTTCGGGACATCGCAGCCGAGGGCACGACCATCCTCGTCAGCAGCCACGTCATGGACGAGGCGCTGCGCTGCGATCGACTGCTACTCATGCGCGAGGGGCGCATCATCGCTGACACCACTCCCGCCGGGCTGCTCGAGTCGACCGGGGCGGACGATCCGGATGCGGCCTTCCTCGCGTTGATCGACGGTGCCGATATTGATCACACGGCGAGCGCTACGACGCACCACGGCCGCCACGCGAAGGAGTCGGACCAATGA
- a CDS encoding ABC transporter permease: MNLTRTFATTGRVLRQLSHDPRSIALMLIAPSLLVGLFAWLFDDQPGVFDRLGGPILVLFPFIVMFLITSITTLRERRSGTLERLMTTPIAKADFVIGYAIAFGLMAVLQAVITVTYAVLVCGLEVEGPAWELGSVAVVDALLGTSLGLLASAFAHTEFQAVQFMPVIVFPQVLLGGLFMPREDMPDVLYEISNWLPLSYAIDAINAVTAGDTEWDVWGPLLLIFAIMLACLALASLTLRRRTE, encoded by the coding sequence ATGAATCTCACACGAACCTTCGCCACGACAGGCCGAGTCTTGCGCCAACTCAGTCACGACCCTCGTTCGATCGCGCTCATGCTCATCGCCCCAAGCCTCCTCGTGGGCCTATTCGCGTGGTTATTTGACGATCAGCCCGGCGTATTCGACCGCCTCGGCGGACCGATCCTCGTGCTCTTTCCATTCATCGTGATGTTCCTCATCACGTCGATCACGACTCTCCGCGAGCGCCGCTCCGGGACACTCGAGCGACTCATGACGACGCCGATCGCGAAGGCCGATTTCGTGATCGGCTACGCGATCGCGTTCGGGCTCATGGCGGTGCTGCAGGCCGTGATCACGGTCACGTATGCCGTGCTGGTGTGTGGTCTCGAAGTTGAGGGCCCGGCCTGGGAGCTCGGCTCGGTCGCGGTCGTGGATGCGCTGCTCGGCACCTCGCTCGGCCTGCTTGCGAGCGCATTCGCCCACACCGAGTTTCAGGCGGTGCAGTTCATGCCCGTGATCGTGTTCCCGCAGGTTCTGCTCGGTGGCCTGTTCATGCCACGCGAGGACATGCCGGACGTGCTCTACGAGATCTCGAACTGGCTGCCGCTCAGCTACGCCATCGACGCCATTAATGCGGTGACGGCTGGCGATACCGAGTGGGATGTCTGGGGCCCGCTACTCCTGATCTTCGCGATCATGCTCGCCTGCCTGGCGTTGGCGTCCCTGACGCTGCGCCGCCGCACCGAGTAG
- a CDS encoding ABC transporter ATP-binding protein, with the protein MTTVTLNDVTLTYPGADRPSVDSIGLEINHGEFLVLVGPSGCGKSTTLRILAGLEFPTSGSVIFGDRDVTGFDGSQRDVAMVFQSYALYPHMTVAGNIEFALKNTKVPEAERKQLIQEAAELLELDELLDRKPRELSGGQRQRVAMGRAIVRRPEVFLMDEPLSNLDAKLRVQTRGQIADLQRKLDVTTIYVTHDQTEAMTMGDRVVVMNKGRIEQVGTPRELYDQPETLFVAGFIGSPQMNLVEGTWSETEGARVGDVTLPFRVTDGQNASKLTFGIRPEDLRYIALPGETPDHEIGFATRIRITTELVEELGSDTYVYGTGHGSSWTARLPKGAHPEIGEELTFEVNETGIIAFDPETGHRVR; encoded by the coding sequence ATGACAACCGTCACGTTGAATGACGTCACCCTCACCTACCCGGGTGCTGATCGGCCTTCGGTCGATTCGATCGGCCTCGAAATCAACCATGGCGAGTTCCTCGTCCTGGTCGGCCCCTCCGGATGCGGGAAATCGACCACGCTGCGCATCCTCGCCGGACTCGAGTTCCCCACATCCGGAAGCGTCATCTTCGGCGACCGCGATGTGACGGGATTCGACGGCAGCCAGCGAGACGTCGCGATGGTATTCCAGAGCTACGCGCTGTACCCGCACATGACCGTCGCCGGCAACATCGAGTTCGCGTTGAAGAACACGAAGGTGCCGGAGGCCGAGCGCAAGCAGCTCATCCAGGAAGCCGCCGAACTGCTCGAGCTCGACGAGCTCCTCGACCGCAAGCCGCGTGAGCTCTCGGGTGGCCAGCGCCAGCGCGTGGCGATGGGCCGGGCGATCGTGCGTCGTCCCGAGGTTTTCCTCATGGACGAGCCGCTGTCGAACCTGGACGCGAAGCTTCGCGTGCAGACTCGCGGGCAGATCGCGGACCTCCAGCGCAAGCTCGACGTCACGACCATCTACGTCACGCACGATCAAACCGAGGCGATGACCATGGGTGACCGCGTCGTCGTCATGAACAAGGGCCGCATCGAGCAGGTCGGCACTCCTCGCGAGCTATACGACCAGCCCGAGACGCTGTTCGTTGCGGGCTTCATCGGCTCGCCGCAGATGAACCTTGTCGAAGGCACATGGTCGGAAACCGAAGGCGCGCGGGTTGGTGACGTCACGCTGCCGTTCCGCGTGACCGACGGCCAGAACGCGTCGAAGCTGACCTTCGGCATCCGTCCCGAGGACCTGCGCTACATCGCGCTGCCAGGCGAGACCCCCGACCACGAGATCGGTTTCGCAACGCGAATCCGGATCACGACCGAACTCGTGGAGGAACTTGGCTCGGACACGTACGTCTACGGCACCGGCCACGGTTCGTCGTGGACGGCGCGACTGCCGAAGGGCGCGCATCCGGAGATTGGTGAAGAGCTCACCTTCGAGGTGAACGAAACCGGAATCATCGCGTTTGACCCGGAGACGGGTCACCGCGTGCGTTAG